In Lolium rigidum isolate FL_2022 chromosome 3, APGP_CSIRO_Lrig_0.1, whole genome shotgun sequence, the genomic window GAGCAGCCCCACGCCGTGAAAGGCAAGGGAGATTTGCCAAATGAACAGATAAAAGCCACAAATAGTACACCATACGAAAAACTCTGGTGAGAAGCTCAACTACGAGGGCAAGCAAACCATAAGATTGACCGTGGGCAAAATACGTGAACCTCATTACAGTAGTCTTATGATAGCGATCTTTTATCTTTTATCTCTTAATTGTGTACTTACATGTTTACTATGGCCGGACGGGCCGATTTCGAAGTTGATTGAGATTTGAGAGAATTATGTTTCTAAACCAACACTCCCACGTGACCATTGATTCTTCATCCAAAGGAGTTGATGTCGATAAGGGCCATGCTCAGGTTGAGCCGAGCGTAGCTAAACCGGATAAACAACACTTTTAAAAAAAATGACATTATGGTTGGAGAAGCTAGAAATAGTTTGATGTGCAACTTGGCCGACTTATAAATAGATCGAGGGTACCTTTGTCAAGATCACGTTTAGAATCCTATCTCCTGGCGCGACGCAATTAATGGTGCCCGTTCAATTAGGAAATCACGGTGGACATGACAACTCAGGTCCCTAATGTTGTCACTGGCGACTTGCCATAGGGTCACGCCCTAAATTGCCACACGATTAAGGTCCTTGAACTAAGAAAAATGTTGAATGATTGCTACGCTTTAGAAATAGCAAATCCTATATCTTCCATTTACTTCGTTCCGGCTTGGCCACATACGAGCATGGCTAATAGAAGAACGGGCGGCCGGCTCTATATTGTTGTCACGTCCCTTACTGGTAGGAGCTGGTAATCGCATCGGCTGCATGTTGCCTCTTATTTCTCGTTTAGTGTGTTGTAGCCAGGCTTAATGTATATAGCCTGCTCTATTCTCTCTATTCTCTTATTCTTCACCTACGATTTTTGCTAATGTGGACAATTATATGTCCAACTAATTAgattttattgtacttgctctacaaAATTTCCTCCCACACAAGAGCAGTTTATTCATGAAAGAGTTTATTATAGTCGAATACATCCATACCAGCTTTACATGTTTATACCAATGTATGCATCCAGTTGCATTTATTAAGGTATAAGATTAGATAAACTTATTCTTCTTGTATGTCTGCTTGAGACCACTTCCACGGCCGCTCATGGGCAGAAGATGACCTGGTAGTTAGTGCCGCCGGGGCAAGTGTAGGTGCTGCTGGCGTCGTCCTTGGGGTAGCTGTACGCGTCGGAGCACTGCCCCTTGAAGAACCTGGAGTAGTCCGTCGGCCCGCAGTTGTTGGCCGCCGACCCGGTGCAGCAGTACCTGTCCTCCCTGAACACCGTGCACGCGTTGTTGCACCCTCCCGCCGCCCGCAGCTCGCTGGGGCACTGCGGCGTGATGTTCCCGGGGCACCGGGGCCCGCCCTTGGGGCACCCGGCGCCGCTGCCCGCCGGCACGAAGATCATGGGCACGTTGAAGCCGTCGATGAGGGAGATGTCGAAGAAGTCGAGGTTCTGGAACTGGTTCAGCCCGAACTCCGCCAGCGTGTTGGGCGCCTGCCCGTACTGCGTGCACTGCAGTTTCCCGCCGCAGTCCCCCGTCTGGCACCGCCCGTTGCCGGCGCCGTCGAAGCTGCACCCCGTGCGCGCCCAGATGCGCCCGGCCGTCGTGCCCGCCGGCACGTTGATGTTCCACGCCTGCCCCGGGTCcagcctcctgccgccgccggccggcacGGCCGCAGCCCACACCGTGTACTGGCACTTGTTGGTCACGGTGAACGTcgcggcctcggcggcggcgacgaccaacAGCACTACGAGAACCACAGGCAACATGGAAGAGGCCATCGATCGTGTTATCTTCGATTCAAAGTACCAGAGGAGCTTATTGTTGTGCCTGTGGGTGAGGAAGAATATCTAGACATGGGGTCGATACTTATAGGGTAAAGTCGAACATTCAACGTTTGCAGCTTCTCGACGTGATTGGTTTGGCACCTCACGAGGCAGGCCGTTAGGACTAGTCAAAATGTTTAGTATCATATATATAAATATCATGTGCTATGATATTACTAGTATATGTTACTATTTccataagagcaattccaatagtatagccaactgctggctataacaagatgtcatatcatttgtagtcatcatatagctaacatgtataataattagctataagaatgaagcactttactaacatatggcccacctttcactctcacaaagtgcctaggagcacgtgcaagagctggctattgcatagtagcccacctcccttctctctcctcttctctctcctccaactcatctaaaatatattatttaatgtcttatagtcagctgactggactttattgtacttgctctaaggctAGCTATAGTGCTAGTATTATAGCTAAAATCATGCATATTGatcccacaaaaatgatgatgtggcatctaattaaggAGTAGAgaagagattagagtaacataggtggatactgtatcatagcgcatatcaCGAGAAAATTTAATGtctaacaaatcttgtacacaaatttgcattgagattctaaaaagcaataaatatagcatatctATGGTACTAATCTATGATACTacgcactatagagatagtattatacacaaatatcatatgcatgatactactacatgatacttgcatcatatattagtatcataatttttttatattaattgattcatagaatctcaatgcaaatatatgtacaagatttatttgacattaaattttcttatattatgtgctatgatacggtatatacctatgatactactattatctctctcatctttaattgcacTGTCACATCAGTTTTTTACATGCAtggaatctttactattaaataggagttggtcgtttgacactcaacgcactttggtggtcgtcattgaaaagATCCTGGCCATCCAATCTATTCTCCCTACTCCGCTTCGTCCGATCAAGTCAATCACCAAATATCCTCACGCAGAAGTTAATTATGGTATAAAAATCAGTCACAATATCTCAATCACATATCACGTACATCAAAATATGGTATCTATACTATTATTGGAGTTGATCGTTGGTTATCAAACGCATTTGATGAtcgtcattgggatcatcatgtcCATCCAATCTAATATCAAAGCCTTGCCTCAATCCATCGATCCGATctattttttctatttctctcgaACTACTTTTATGGTAAGTCACCGA contains:
- the LOC124700023 gene encoding alpha-amylase/trypsin inhibitor-like, whose amino-acid sequence is MASSMLPVVLVVLLVVAAAEAATFTVTNKCQYTVWAAAVPAGGGRRLDPGQAWNINVPAGTTAGRIWARTGCSFDGAGNGRCQTGDCGGKLQCTQYGQAPNTLAEFGLNQFQNLDFFDISLIDGFNVPMIFVPAGSGAGCPKGGPRCPGNITPQCPSELRAAGGCNNACTVFREDRYCCTGSAANNCGPTDYSRFFKGQCSDAYSYPKDDASSTYTCPGGTNYQVIFCP